Part of the Actinomycetota bacterium genome is shown below.
GGGAGCCCCGGTTCGCCCTCCACGGGCCGACCGTCGACCCGTCGGACAACTGGAAGGGCGACGTGAAAATCTCGGGCAGGGCGGAGGAGGTCGACGACGACGGTCTCAAACGAAAGGTGGCCGGGCCGGAGGGGCCTCCCGGAGACTTCCACCTGTTCCGGGCGGATATCGCCGAGGTAGTGGTTACGGCGGTTGAGGGGAACTTCCTCAAGATCGACCTGTGGCAGGAGGGTAAGGGCCTGCGCAGCTTCAAGCGCACCTAGCCGGGCGGCTGCTCCGG
Proteins encoded:
- a CDS encoding pyridoxamine 5'-phosphate oxidase family protein, giving the protein DFAKRARELFDVHKHKTLATIRKDGSPRISGTEMTFVEDDIWFGGMPNSRKALDLRREPRFALHGPTVDPSDNWKGDVKISGRAEEVDDDGLKRKVAGPEGPPGDFHLFRADIAEVVVTAVEGNFLKIDLWQEGKGLRSFKRT